In Nocardia asteroides, the following proteins share a genomic window:
- a CDS encoding flavin-containing monooxygenase, which translates to MGMAIQLLRAGIDDFLIIEKETEIGGTWRDNTYPGCACDVPSHMYSYSFEPKPDWSRLWAGQGEIQNYLTGLARKYDLYRYTHFGRTLQSGHWDPDDSAWHLVTSDGHEYIAQFLVSGVGALHIPSIPTIDGQKNFNGTVFHSAQWDHDCSLAGKKVAVIGTGASAIQFIPEIAKEAAELHVYQRTPAWVLPRKNVKIPESIRAAFTRMPILAKAVRAAVYWSAESLSMGLNGHLNLMRPLESIAKWNIAQGIDDPVLRGKLTPSYRIGCKRILGSSDYYPALNRPTTTVITEGISEITEDAIVSRNGEKRPADVIIYATGFHVTDGFESLRLKGSSGRELATVWSDEGIQTHLGITTAGFPNLFFLLGPNTGLGHNSVVFMIECQIRYIISAIDLVNKRGAAALEVREPVQRKFNSEIQAKLVKGVWSSGGCTSWYLDAQGVNRTVWPGFTWQYWRRTRKLAPADFGFIGDLAGTQYTADLSKALEKGNLPK; encoded by the coding sequence ATGGGGATGGCAATACAGTTGCTGAGAGCGGGAATAGATGATTTCCTAATTATCGAGAAAGAGACCGAGATCGGCGGAACATGGCGCGACAACACGTATCCGGGCTGCGCATGTGACGTTCCTTCGCATATGTACTCGTACTCCTTCGAACCCAAACCGGACTGGAGTCGGCTCTGGGCAGGGCAGGGCGAGATCCAGAACTATCTCACCGGGCTAGCACGCAAGTACGATCTGTATCGGTACACTCATTTTGGTCGGACACTGCAATCCGGACATTGGGATCCCGATGATTCCGCCTGGCATCTGGTCACATCCGACGGCCACGAGTACATCGCCCAGTTCCTAGTCTCAGGAGTCGGAGCGCTACACATACCGAGCATCCCTACAATTGACGGGCAGAAGAACTTCAACGGCACGGTCTTTCATTCGGCGCAGTGGGATCATGATTGCTCATTGGCGGGCAAGAAGGTCGCCGTGATCGGCACCGGAGCCAGTGCGATTCAGTTCATTCCCGAGATTGCCAAGGAAGCCGCTGAACTGCACGTATACCAGCGGACGCCAGCATGGGTACTACCAAGGAAGAATGTCAAGATTCCGGAATCTATCCGGGCGGCATTCACCAGGATGCCGATTCTTGCGAAGGCAGTGCGGGCGGCTGTCTACTGGTCAGCAGAATCGTTGTCAATGGGCCTCAATGGCCACCTCAACCTCATGCGCCCACTTGAGAGCATTGCCAAGTGGAACATCGCACAGGGAATCGATGATCCCGTGTTGCGCGGTAAACTCACGCCTAGCTATCGCATCGGATGTAAGCGGATTCTCGGCTCGAGTGACTACTATCCAGCACTGAATCGACCAACCACAACCGTCATCACCGAAGGTATCTCTGAGATAACCGAGGACGCGATCGTGTCACGGAACGGCGAGAAGCGTCCAGCGGATGTGATCATCTACGCGACCGGATTCCATGTGACCGACGGGTTTGAAAGCCTTCGCCTCAAGGGCTCGTCCGGCAGGGAACTCGCAACGGTTTGGTCGGACGAAGGGATCCAGACGCACCTCGGCATCACCACCGCCGGATTCCCCAATCTCTTCTTCCTACTCGGCCCCAACACGGGGCTGGGCCATAACTCCGTAGTCTTTATGATTGAATGCCAGATCAGATACATTATCTCGGCGATCGATCTTGTCAACAAACGTGGCGCAGCTGCGCTAGAAGTACGCGAGCCGGTCCAGCGGAAATTCAACTCCGAAATTCAGGCCAAGCTGGTCAAGGGAGTCTGGAGTAGCGGCGGGTGTACAAGTTGGTACCTCGACGCACAGGGTGTCAACCGAACTGTTTGGCCGGGCTTCACATGGCAATACTGGCGGCGCACTCGCAAACTGGCGCCGGCGGATTTCGGATTTATCGGCGACTTGGCCGGTACACAATACACCGCCGACCTCTCGAAGGCGCTCGAAAAGGGGAACCTTCCGAAATGA
- a CDS encoding AurF N-oxygenase family protein — MTSSEVRSHSAGPIAVTTDGMARVSGRRRTDLQRSAGRLLKTSAEKSYDAEVDIDWDSPWWPDKAWLPEHRVSLFGTEIWDRLSDAQKVELGKHELVSILSFGIYAENLLSMALLRQNTTGDLVDNKSLYALAEVGDESRHSMMFARLIAKTGIPPYKLPRGFLSMAKILHFIPLGPSIQGATLLIEEILDRAQREAMNDERLQPQVRQLMKIHVLEEARHITFARTELVDGMRVRGRVSRAWHRGVLAVVANLAYPILINPKLYRVVGVHPLRGFLACQSGPHYRENLQFMSEPMIRFFDEAGMIEGRITMFLWRLSRSLPEDIAQR; from the coding sequence ATGACATCAAGCGAAGTACGAAGCCACAGCGCCGGGCCGATAGCCGTTACCACTGACGGCATGGCCCGCGTGAGTGGACGCCGACGCACCGATCTTCAACGATCGGCCGGGCGACTGCTCAAGACCTCTGCCGAGAAGTCCTATGACGCCGAGGTTGACATCGACTGGGATAGTCCATGGTGGCCGGATAAGGCATGGCTGCCCGAACACCGGGTGTCGCTCTTCGGCACCGAGATCTGGGACCGGCTCTCGGACGCACAGAAAGTTGAGCTGGGCAAGCATGAACTCGTGAGCATTCTCAGCTTCGGAATCTACGCTGAGAATCTGCTGAGCATGGCGTTGCTACGGCAGAACACCACAGGGGACCTCGTCGACAACAAGTCGCTGTACGCACTCGCCGAAGTTGGCGACGAGAGCCGCCACTCCATGATGTTCGCGCGCTTGATTGCCAAAACGGGCATCCCGCCCTACAAGCTCCCGCGCGGGTTCCTTTCGATGGCGAAGATCCTGCACTTCATCCCGCTGGGGCCGTCCATTCAGGGTGCGACGCTGTTGATCGAGGAGATCCTCGATAGGGCCCAGCGCGAGGCGATGAATGACGAGCGTCTACAGCCACAGGTCCGGCAGTTGATGAAGATCCATGTACTCGAGGAGGCACGCCACATCACGTTCGCGCGAACCGAACTTGTCGATGGCATGCGCGTACGGGGGCGAGTCTCGAGAGCATGGCATCGCGGCGTGCTCGCGGTCGTCGCAAACTTGGCTTATCCGATCTTGATTAACCCGAAGCTGTATCGTGTCGTCGGCGTGCATCCACTACGTGGGTTCTTGGCGTGCCAGTCCGGTCCACACTACCGGGAGAATTTGCAGTTCATGTCCGAGCCGATGATCCGGTTCTTTGACGAGGCCGGCATGATCGAAGGGCGCATCACAATGTTCCTGTGGCGTCTGTCCAGGAGCCTCCCCGAGGATATCGCCCAGCGGTGA
- a CDS encoding DUF4873 domain-containing protein, with translation MLVWWIPLQASAGDHAKEATVNSHSPHDDSDYIGSATVIMASTEVEVQVELRGFFQPIDGRFCWYGRVGQSDILDEFLQGRRRSVVVRTSAGEAAGTIGDRDFWGRYRIQGRGRPPYPTPSSLDEVEATPS, from the coding sequence GTGCTGGTGTGGTGGATCCCGTTGCAGGCGTCGGCTGGCGATCACGCGAAGGAAGCCACAGTGAATTCTCATAGTCCGCACGATGACTCCGACTACATCGGGTCCGCGACGGTGATCATGGCAAGCACGGAAGTCGAGGTACAGGTCGAGCTGCGCGGCTTCTTCCAACCCATCGATGGCCGCTTCTGCTGGTACGGGCGGGTTGGACAGAGTGACATTCTCGACGAGTTTCTGCAGGGTCGTCGACGTTCGGTAGTGGTCCGGACTTCTGCCGGCGAAGCTGCCGGAACCATCGGTGATCGAGACTTCTGGGGTCGCTATCGGATTCAAGGCCGCGGTCGCCCGCCATACCCCACGCCGTCATCACTAGACGAAGTCGAGGCGACGCCGAGTTGA